DNA from Agathobaculum sp. NTUH-O15-33:
TTGGCCCCAGCCAGCTGTTCATCCGCCCCATCATGGAGCAAAAGAATACCAGAAGCAGCGCCGCGAGGCAGGCGGCCCCATACTGCTTTTTGCCGCTGGTGAGCTGGCGCAGCGCCATCCAGAAGGCAAGGCCCTTTTGCCGGAGCGGCAGAAAGCGCGGCTTTTCCGCGTTTGGCGCTGCGCCGCCGCGTATGGCGCGTAGCGGAGCAATGCGCAGAATGACAGCCGTTTTGCGCCAAATGAGCGCGCAAAGCAGCAGCGCTATGCCAGTCAGCGCGACGGCGCAAAGCCCGAGCGGCATGGCGGCGGGCAGCAACAGGCCGGTGGTCGTCACCGTCATGCGGCTGGCCGCGCCGGCCAGTGGGATAGCGCCCAAAAGGCCGAGCGCCAAGCCGCACAGGGAGGGAAGCAAATACTGCGCCAGCTGCACCCGGCGCAGTCCGCCGCCGGTAAAGCCGATTGCTTTCAAAATACCGATGCTTGCCGTATCCTGCTCCATGGCGCTGCCGGTACTGTGCGCGAGCACGACCATGGAGACCGCGAGCAGCACGGTGACAAAGGCCAGCAGAAAACCGGCGAACGCGTTTTGCAGGATCAGCATAAAGCCCGCGATCGACGCGGCGGAATGCGTGGATTCCGCGTACCGCGGCAAACTGGTGCGCTCGTTCAGCGCGGCGTTCAGCGCGGCGGCCGAAGCTGTCTTATCCGCTTGGGTAATATGGTACATCGCTCCGCCGCGGGCAAGCGCGTCAATCCCGGCGTCAGCCGCGAGCGCCGTCACTTCCTGATAGTCCTGTCGGCTGATCAGAAAGCTTTTCATACCGATCATGGAGCTGCCCATAAAGGGGTCCTCAAAATAGCCCTTGATGGTAAACGTCTTTTCCACGCCCTGCCGGGTCACCGGAAACGAGATTTCGTCTCCGATGGCGGCGCCGAACATGGAAACGAGCGCGGGGGAAACATAAACCTCGCCGGGTGCGGGCGCCGCCGGGTCGGACTGAAAGCCGTCAAGGCCCGTGGTATAGAGGTGATAAGGGTATCGCGCCGGGTCATAGGCGAGCAGCTGCCCTTCGCTGTCCGATTGCTGCGCCCCGATGCGGTAGTCCGCGAAGAGCAAGGGCTGCACGTTTACTTGCCCCACCTCGGGGAGGGCGGCAAGCTCCTGCGCCAGCGCGTGGATGTCCGGCGCGCCGGACACCCATGCGGTAAGATCGCCAAAGCCCAGCCGTTTCATTTCTTCGCGTACATAGTTTCCCGCACCCGTCCAGACGGACAGCACGGTGTTCAGACACAGGGAAACAAGCAGCAGCAGGATAAAAAGTCCCGCGAGCACGCGCTTATGCCGTTTGAGTCCGGCACGCAGCAAGGTGATAAACGCCATGTTGACACACCGCCTTACCAGTTCAGCGCGGTCAGCCATTCGCTGATCTGCGCTTCTCGCTGCTTGGCTTGGTCCGGCGCATAAGCGGCCAGCCGAAGCTCGTCCAGCACCTTGCCGTCCTCCAGATACAGCAGCCGGTTGCCACGGGCCGCCGCCCGCAATTCGTGCGTGACCATCAAGAGGCTTTGCCCCTCGCGGTTCAGCGCGGTGAGCAGGTCCAGCACTTCGTCGGTGCTGCGCCGACCCAGCGCGCCGGTCGGTTCGTCCGCGAAAAGCAGGCCCGGACGGCCGATCATGGCCCGGGCGATCGCGGCCCGCTGGGCTTCGCCGCCCGACACCTCGCTGGGTAAGCGGTTTTCCGCTTCCGCAACGCCCATGCGGCGCAGCAGGTCGTGCGCGCGTTTTTGTGTTCCCGCCTGCTTGGGATGCAGATAACCCGCGACCGCAACGTTTTCCAGCAGCGTCAAATTACCGACCAAATGCGTCTGTTGGAATACGAATCCAAATTCATCAGCGCGCAGCCGCGCCATTTGCTTTTCGCGCAGGCGGGTGATCTCTTTGCCCTTATAAAATACCTGTCCGCCGCTCAATCGATCCATACCGCTGAGCGTGTAGAGCAGCGTGGATTTTCCCGCGCCGGACGACCCCATGACAACGGTGAAATCGCCTTCCAAGATCTCCACGTCGATCCCACCGAGTACCGGCTCGGCCCGGTCGGAAAATCGTTTGACCAGCCTTTTGCCGGAAAGCAATACCTTGTTCATGCGCGTTTCTCCTTTTCAGCCGGTCCGGTCAGAATCAGTTTTTTCTTGCCCGTGCGCGGGTCGGGCAAAATCCGGTCCACGAATCGGATCTCGAATGCCACGTGCGCCAGACGCTTTTCGCATAAAATTTGCGCCATCTGCCTGCCCAGTTCGTTTCCAACGGCCGTGCGGCAGCCCTCCGCGGCTTCCGCCAGCAGTTCAAAGCTGCCCGCGCCGGTCTGGCGGAACTGATAATCCCGCAGGCCTTCGATGCAGAAGCCCTCGACCGATAGCGGGTGCAAAAATTCCCTGCCGCCCGCGCCGTCGTCGAACCAAAGCAGGTCCTCGCAGCGCCCCAGAACCAAGTCCGCGCGGGTAAAGGGATAGGGATCGTCCGGCGCGGGCTCGCGCAGCGTCAGCCGGTCTGAAACGCGGTAGCGGATCAGCGGCTGCGCATAGTTGTACAGCGAGGTCAGGTACATTTCTCCATTCTCAATTTCTATCACGTTCATATCGTCGAACAAAACCATGCCGTCCACATTTCCGGTCTCCACGCCGAGCGCCAGCGATTCGCTCGCGCCGTAAAAATTCACCACATCGCAGCCAAACGCGTTTTCCAAATACAGACGGAGACCGGGCGCGAGCGGCTCGCCGCAGCATATCACGCGGCGGATTTCGTACTTCGCCGCGCCCCGCGTGAGCTGTTCGCCCAAGATCTTGACCGCGGAGGGGTAACCGATGATGATGTTGGGGCGAAACGCCCGTATGCGCCGGTCCCATTCGGCAAGCGGCGTGTTGACGTCGAGATGCAGCTGCGCGGCGCGCAGCCCGGCCGCGCCGTCGCCCACCGCCATGGCCCCGCCATAGCGGCCGCCGGTCGCGGCAAGATAGAGGATACGCGGCCCGCCGAGCAGCAGGCGTAAAATGTCCCCCGCGCCCATGTTCCACAGCGCGCCCCGGATGATGCCGAGCAGCATTTGCTCCCACGCGGCATTGTCGTACACAAAATAACCGGGGGTTCCCGTGCTGCCCGAGGAATGCACCACATGGTACCCGCCCGCAAGCGACCGTTCGCCCAACGGATCATTTTCATCAAAGCGGCGCAGGTCGTCTTGCCGAAGACCCGGCACGGTGACGATTTCGTCAAAATGCGTCAGCAAATCGCGCTTGCTCATGGTGGGGAAGGCGGCGAGCGGCAGGGAGGAAAGCTGGCCGCGGGCGATACCGGCCTGCTCGAAGCGGGCGCGGTGCCAGTCGGAATGGTCCCATGCATACGCAAGCAGCGTTCGCAGCCGTAAGTCCTGTAGGGCTGTTATTTGGGCCCTTGTCTTTTTCGTATTGGCGCGTAAACGGAAAAACTGCCGCAGCAAACCGGGGTAGTTCATGGATACGCTCCTTTCAGCCGGCGGAGGGAACGGTCAGCACATATCCGCCCGCATAGTTTTCGCGGTGGAAATACCGCAGTTCTCCCGCGTTCTGGTCATACACAACCGTCCATTCGGTGGAGGCGAATTCGTTAAAGCCGTCCTTGCTGACGCTGTCCATCGCGTCGCGCACGCCGTCCATCGTCATTTGCGGGGCTTCGGCAAGCGCGTCCAGCAGCATTTCATAGCGGGTATGCGACTCGGCGCTACCGATCCCGTGTTTTTCCCCTTCGGCCAGATAAAAGTTGGTCAGCACAGGCGTTTCGGTCACGACCATCTCGTTATTCACATACTCTACCGCAGCCGATCTTCCGGCGGCGTCCGCAATGGCGAAATGCACCATCATATCCATCGAGGCATGCATATCGTACTGCGCCAGCAGGGCGAGCGCCTCGTCCACGGTGGCGGCCCGATCAAGCAGCAGCCGGATGGCGGTGGTGGTCGTGATGCCGGGCTTGCCGGTGTTCTGGTCGATGGTGTCCGCGTCCTCGATCATCAGCACCGCCGCGCACAGTCCTTTTTCATTCATGCCGTCAAGCGGCGCGTAAACGGCGGCGGTCGTGACCGCTTGCTCCGGCAGCAGGCGCAGCGGGATGCCCGCGCTGCTCAAAAAACTCAAGTTCACGGTGGAGACCGATGCGTACCCTTCATGCGGCGTTGCGCTGACGATCAAAGCGTCGCAGGCCTCCCAGTCGAAGTTGCGGCCAAACAGCGCGCCGCCGTCCGTACCCGGGACTGACAGCGTGCTACAGCCAAACCCACCCGTCTGAAGCGTTGGGCCGTCGCCGTCCAGCAGCGCCTCGCTCAAATAATCCATGACCTGCGCGTCGCTCGACGCGCCGCCCTGCTCTAAAAACCGCGAAAAGCCGTAATCGCCCTGATAGCCGACGACGGACAGACCGTCCTCCAGCTGTACCTGCGCCTGCGTGGGGGAGATTACCGTCAGTGCCGGCGCCGCGCCGCCAACGCTGCGCTCCGGTACACGAGCGGGCCCGCAGCCGGTCAGCAAAGCCAGCGCGAGCACGGCGGTCTTTTTTATAATGGATAGTTTTCTATGCATAGGACCTCCTTCGGTCAAACGTTGCGGATCCATAGGATCGCGCCCAATAAAATCATCAGCCCGCCCAATACCTGATTCAGCTTGCGATGCATGT
Protein-coding regions in this window:
- a CDS encoding ABC transporter permease, which encodes MAFITLLRAGLKRHKRVLAGLFILLLLVSLCLNTVLSVWTGAGNYVREEMKRLGFGDLTAWVSGAPDIHALAQELAALPEVGQVNVQPLLFADYRIGAQQSDSEGQLLAYDPARYPYHLYTTGLDGFQSDPAAPAPGEVYVSPALVSMFGAAIGDEISFPVTRQGVEKTFTIKGYFEDPFMGSSMIGMKSFLISRQDYQEVTALAADAGIDALARGGAMYHITQADKTASAAALNAALNERTSLPRYAESTHSAASIAGFMLILQNAFAGFLLAFVTVLLAVSMVVLAHSTGSAMEQDTASIGILKAIGFTGGGLRRVQLAQYLLPSLCGLALGLLGAIPLAGAASRMTVTTTGLLLPAAMPLGLCAVALTGIALLLCALIWRKTAVILRIAPLRAIRGGAAPNAEKPRFLPLRQKGLAFWMALRQLTSGKKQYGAACLAALLLVFFCSMMGRMNSWLGPNGEGMMDAFNPADLDLAVQSLGEVGREEIESVIARYSAISGRYELAMPTVAVNGMDFTANVITAPERFHLLAGRTSASENEVVLTEFAAADLNVKIGGTVTLSAGAGSGTFTVSGIYQCANDMGANIGLSRAGYARIGRDTPDMWCTHYFLTEPNRRNAAAQALETAFGHNVHVHQNTWPGLAGILSAMRALLLVMTALTALFIFVTVAMTGGRLLRREQNDLCLYRALGFSVSRLRLSFALRFGVTSMLGAGLGVALSGILTDPLVAAAMRLAGISSFASRPALGGVLLPALFVILLFTGFSYLAAGKIQKAELTALVAET
- a CDS encoding ABC transporter ATP-binding protein — its product is MNKVLLSGKRLVKRFSDRAEPVLGGIDVEILEGDFTVVMGSSGAGKSTLLYTLSGMDRLSGGQVFYKGKEITRLREKQMARLRADEFGFVFQQTHLVGNLTLLENVAVAGYLHPKQAGTQKRAHDLLRRMGVAEAENRLPSEVSGGEAQRAAIARAMIGRPGLLFADEPTGALGRRSTDEVLDLLTALNREGQSLLMVTHELRAAARGNRLLYLEDGKVLDELRLAAYAPDQAKQREAQISEWLTALNW
- a CDS encoding phenylacetate--CoA ligase family protein, whose protein sequence is MNYPGLLRQFFRLRANTKKTRAQITALQDLRLRTLLAYAWDHSDWHRARFEQAGIARGQLSSLPLAAFPTMSKRDLLTHFDEIVTVPGLRQDDLRRFDENDPLGERSLAGGYHVVHSSGSTGTPGYFVYDNAAWEQMLLGIIRGALWNMGAGDILRLLLGGPRILYLAATGGRYGGAMAVGDGAAGLRAAQLHLDVNTPLAEWDRRIRAFRPNIIIGYPSAVKILGEQLTRGAAKYEIRRVICCGEPLAPGLRLYLENAFGCDVVNFYGASESLALGVETGNVDGMVLFDDMNVIEIENGEMYLTSLYNYAQPLIRYRVSDRLTLREPAPDDPYPFTRADLVLGRCEDLLWFDDGAGGREFLHPLSVEGFCIEGLRDYQFRQTGAGSFELLAEAAEGCRTAVGNELGRQMAQILCEKRLAHVAFEIRFVDRILPDPRTGKKKLILTGPAEKEKRA
- a CDS encoding C45 family peptidase; translation: MHRKLSIIKKTAVLALALLTGCGPARVPERSVGGAAPALTVISPTQAQVQLEDGLSVVGYQGDYGFSRFLEQGGASSDAQVMDYLSEALLDGDGPTLQTGGFGCSTLSVPGTDGGALFGRNFDWEACDALIVSATPHEGYASVSTVNLSFLSSAGIPLRLLPEQAVTTAAVYAPLDGMNEKGLCAAVLMIEDADTIDQNTGKPGITTTTAIRLLLDRAATVDEALALLAQYDMHASMDMMVHFAIADAAGRSAAVEYVNNEMVVTETPVLTNFYLAEGEKHGIGSAESHTRYEMLLDALAEAPQMTMDGVRDAMDSVSKDGFNEFASTEWTVVYDQNAGELRYFHRENYAGGYVLTVPSAG